A window of Strigops habroptila isolate Jane chromosome 5, bStrHab1.2.pri, whole genome shotgun sequence contains these coding sequences:
- the SAMD8 gene encoding sphingomyelin synthase-related protein 1 → MMAGNSQLCIRRWTTKNVAKWLKEEGFCEYVDVLCNRHRLDGITLLTLTEYDLRSPPLEIKVLGDIKRLMLSIRKLQKQHIDVLEELGYNSDSHVGTSPSVGSLQGTDWFCNGEVPRDYDGPITDSNGDQYQYANGKNKHSTRRLDPEYWKTILSCVYVFIVFGFTSFVMVIVHERVPDMQTYPPLPDIFLDSVPRIPWAFAMTEVCGVILCYIWLLVLLLHKHRSILLRRLCSLMGTVFLLRCITMFVTSLSVPGQHLQCTGKLYGNVWAKLQRAFAIWSGFGMTLTGVHTCGDYMFSGHTVVLTMLNFFVTEYTPRSWNFLHTLSWVLNLFGIFFILAAHEHYSIDVFIAFYITTRLFLYYHTLANTRAYQQSRRARIWFPMFSFFECNVNGTVPNEYCWPFSKPTILKRLIG, encoded by the exons ATGATGGCAGGCAATAGCCAGCTTTGCATTCGACGCTGGACTACCAAGAACGTGGCCAAGTGGCTGAAGGAAGAAGGCTTCTGTGAATATGTAGATGTTTTGTGCAATAGACACAGGCTAGACGGAATTACGTTGCTGACACTTACTGAGTATGATTTACGATCCCCTCCTTTGGAAATCAAAGTCCTGGGGGATATCAAAAGGCTAATGTTGTCCATACGCAAACTACAGAAGCAACATATTGATGTCCTAGAAGAGCTGGGTTACAACAGTGATAGTCATGTTGGCACAAGCCCAAGTGTTGGTTCGCTACAGGGCACAGATTGGTTTTGTAATGGTGAAGTACCTCGGGACTATGATGGACCAATTACTGACTCAAATGGTGATCAATATCAatatgcaaatggaaaaaacaaacactctACACGAAGACTGGACCCAGAGTATTGGAAGACAATTTTAAGCTGTGTGTATGTCTTCATAGTGTTTGGCTTTACATCATTTGTTATGGTTATAGTACACGAGCGAGTACCTGACATGCAAACATATCCACCTCTACCAGACATATTTCTAGATAG TGTCCCTAGGATACCATGGGCTTTTGCTATGACTGAAGTATGTGGCGTAATTCTTTGCTACATTTGGCTGTTGGTTCTTCTGCTTCACAAACACAG ATCTATACTTCTGCGAAGGCTGTGCAGCCTCATGGGGACAGTATTCTTATTACGCTGCATTACAATGTTTGTTACCTCACTTTCTGTGCCAGGCCAGCACTTGCAGTGTACTGGAAAG TTGTATGGCAATGTTTGGGCAAAACTCCAGCGGGCATTTGCAATATGGAGTGGCTTTGGCATGACTCTTACTGGAGTACATACGTGTGGAGATTATATGTTCAGTGGCCACACTGTTGTCCTGACAATGCTCAACTTCTTTGTCACAGAAT aTACGCCAAGGAGCTGGAACTTCTTGCACACCTTGTCCTGGGTCCTGAATCTCTTTGGAATCTTCTTCATTTTGGCTGCACATGAACATTATTCTATAGACGTCTTCATTGCCTTTTACATCACTACAAGACTCTTTTTGTATTACCATACATTGGCTAATACTAGAGCGTATCAACAGAGTAGGAGAGCAAGGATCTGGTTtcctatgttttctttttttgaatgcAATGTTAATGGTACTGTTCCCAATGAGTATTGCTGGCCTTTTTCAAAACCTACTATACTGAAAAGATTGATTGGCTGA